From Streptomyces sp. NBC_00683, one genomic window encodes:
- a CDS encoding DUF2637 domain-containing protein has protein sequence MARPSVRVDAVLIQAVIAGALSFAHLHDLAAAAGQDGWKAWAYPISVDLLLVAAWRRLRKDGPSRLAWNWFLIALVASLGANVATAGFLDLAHPPAWLRFGIAGWPALAFLGGTLLAHTETPVEERTPVPAAPTADPSAPERVTEEQAPELEPAPIPTAEESPVLPPAEASPPVPAALVDHARKVADDHRARTGSPIDTDTLRARLGVPPQLAAAIAAQLA, from the coding sequence ATGGCCCGTCCCTCCGTGCGCGTGGACGCCGTACTGATCCAAGCCGTGATCGCTGGCGCGCTCTCCTTCGCCCACCTCCACGACCTCGCCGCCGCCGCGGGCCAGGACGGCTGGAAGGCATGGGCCTACCCGATCAGCGTTGATCTGCTCCTGGTCGCTGCCTGGCGGCGGCTACGAAAGGACGGCCCGTCCCGGCTCGCCTGGAACTGGTTCCTGATCGCGCTAGTCGCTTCGCTCGGTGCCAACGTCGCCACCGCCGGATTTCTCGATCTCGCGCACCCTCCGGCCTGGTTGCGCTTCGGCATCGCTGGATGGCCCGCGCTTGCCTTCCTCGGCGGGACGCTCCTCGCCCACACGGAGACCCCGGTCGAGGAGCGCACGCCCGTTCCGGCGGCGCCTACGGCTGATCCCTCGGCGCCGGAGCGCGTCACCGAGGAACAGGCCCCGGAGCTGGAACCAGCGCCGATTCCTACCGCTGAGGAGTCTCCGGTCCTGCCTCCCGCCGAGGCGTCTCCGCCCGTGCCGGCCGCGCTCGTCGACCACGCCCGGAAGGTCGCCGACGACCACCGCGCCCGTACCGGTTCACCGATCGACACCGACACGCTCCGCGCCCGCCTCGGAGTTCCGCCTCAACTCGCCGCCGCGATTGCCGCTCAGCTCGCCTGA
- a CDS encoding SpdD-like protein, with translation MLRPKIPTNPLPTGIVTGTARSDVPAVPRQTPAPAPTAPARPTVQLTPGAVVAVIGGGTAVVLVVGAVLVSMLLAVAVTAASLAISALVIRSLVASQSHR, from the coding sequence ATGCTCCGCCCAAAGATCCCCACCAACCCGTTGCCGACCGGAATCGTCACCGGAACCGCCCGGAGCGACGTCCCCGCCGTGCCCCGCCAGACCCCGGCCCCGGCCCCTACGGCTCCCGCACGTCCCACGGTTCAGCTCACGCCCGGTGCCGTCGTCGCCGTCATCGGTGGCGGCACGGCCGTGGTGCTGGTCGTCGGCGCGGTCCTGGTCTCCATGCTCCTCGCGGTCGCCGTCACCGCCGCGTCGCTCGCCATCAGCGCCCTGGTCATCCGGTCGCTCGTGGCGTCGCAGAGCCATCGTTGA
- a CDS encoding mobile element transfer protein: MPARDHFHSVMRIGPVQIGTHRDRHGRTQHAAVCTADRCGWSSDFTSRSAAQLAARTHRCKVR; the protein is encoded by the coding sequence ATGCCCGCCCGCGACCACTTCCACTCCGTGATGCGGATCGGACCGGTGCAGATCGGTACCCACCGTGACCGGCACGGCCGCACCCAGCACGCCGCTGTGTGCACCGCCGACCGCTGCGGCTGGTCATCCGACTTCACCAGCCGGTCCGCCGCTCAGCTCGCCGCCCGTACCCACCGCTGCAAGGTCCGCTGA
- a CDS encoding GntR family transcriptional regulator, whose protein sequence is METAVGGGKSVPRYVQIAEEIVQQIRAGILKPGDMVPSESELVERYGVSGGTIRKAMVEVRASDLVETRQGKGSMVKARPPVRHRSSDRFKRSHRQGGKAAYLAESEQSGAKAGVSVLYIGPTDAPNDIAERLGVPAGTQVLARRRLYFRNETPVETATSYLPWDVAKDIPELFAKNPGGGGIYARLEDHGHEFAEFVETLQARLATKAEASELALSPGASVVHLIREARTTEDRVVEVCDTLMAADQFVFSYRIPASD, encoded by the coding sequence ATGGAAACAGCGGTAGGAGGTGGGAAGTCCGTACCTCGGTACGTGCAGATCGCCGAGGAGATCGTTCAGCAGATTCGCGCCGGGATCCTTAAGCCCGGTGACATGGTGCCCAGCGAATCAGAGCTCGTGGAGCGCTACGGCGTCTCGGGCGGCACCATCCGCAAGGCCATGGTGGAGGTCCGCGCGAGTGACCTCGTGGAGACCCGCCAGGGCAAGGGGTCCATGGTGAAGGCTCGGCCCCCGGTACGGCACCGGTCCTCGGACCGCTTCAAGCGCTCCCATCGGCAGGGCGGCAAGGCTGCGTACCTCGCCGAGTCGGAACAGTCCGGCGCCAAAGCGGGCGTCAGTGTTCTCTACATCGGTCCGACGGACGCTCCGAACGACATCGCGGAGCGGCTCGGCGTCCCGGCCGGCACTCAGGTGCTCGCCAGGCGTCGCCTCTACTTCCGCAACGAGACCCCAGTGGAGACGGCCACGTCGTACCTCCCGTGGGACGTTGCGAAGGACATCCCCGAGCTGTTCGCGAAGAACCCCGGCGGTGGTGGCATCTATGCCCGCCTCGAAGATCACGGGCATGAGTTCGCCGAGTTCGTCGAGACGCTGCAAGCCCGGCTGGCCACCAAGGCTGAAGCCTCCGAACTGGCCCTGAGTCCCGGCGCTTCAGTGGTTCATCTGATCCGTGAGGCAAGGACGACGGAGGATCGTGTTGTAGAGGTGTGCGACACGCTCATGGCCGCTGACCAGTTTGTTTTCAGCTACCGGATCCCCGCCTCCGACTGA
- a CDS encoding NUDIX hydrolase, giving the protein MLLYMSNSAQEGTSTPLHSVSVAGVVVREDGRLLAIRRADNGTWELPGGVLELDETPEAGVQREVLEETGIHVEVDELTGVYKNTMRGIVALVFRCKPAGGSERTSCESTAVDWLTPDEVTEWMSEVYAVRLLDALDGNGPHVRSHDGKRLTPAR; this is encoded by the coding sequence ATGCTCCTGTACATGAGTAACAGTGCGCAGGAAGGCACGTCAACGCCGCTTCACTCCGTGTCCGTAGCCGGAGTGGTCGTGCGCGAGGACGGGCGACTCCTTGCGATCCGCCGTGCCGACAACGGCACTTGGGAGCTCCCCGGCGGTGTACTCGAACTCGACGAGACCCCGGAGGCGGGCGTTCAGCGCGAGGTCCTGGAGGAGACGGGTATCCACGTCGAGGTGGACGAGCTCACAGGGGTCTACAAGAACACCATGCGCGGCATCGTGGCCCTGGTCTTCCGATGCAAGCCCGCTGGCGGGAGCGAGCGGACATCCTGTGAATCGACCGCGGTCGACTGGCTCACGCCGGACGAGGTCACCGAGTGGATGTCCGAGGTCTACGCGGTCCGGCTGCTGGATGCCCTCGACGGGAACGGGCCCCATGTGCGAAGCCATGACGGCAAGCGCCTGACGCCAGCGCGATAG
- a CDS encoding FtsK/SpoIIIE domain-containing protein: protein MSGSLVTLLLVVVTALILRWRRPAWYWMTFGVTLAALRVAVRYASVMDACGLTVPPARWRLSLARMTNRSVPESRAPRILRLRPTRTGLVLRIKLRPGQDAFDVASATDRLRHSFGMYGVTSRELRSGIVELRMTGYDVLRRVQMPAETGPAPMRIPVALREDGSVHYRDYRAVPHGLTLGATESGKSVYQRNLVAGLAAHDVALVGIDCKQGVELFPLARRFSALADNPDTALELLEALVQHMEDVYQLIRSAQRITVDVPDADIAADIWDLPADIRPTPVVVLVDEVAELALFATKDEEKRRDRIVTALVRLAQLGRAAGIYLEICGQRFGSELGKGITMLRAQLTGRTAHRVNDESSANMAFGDIAPDAVLAAIQIPTDVPGIAVSGDSTGGWTRIRAPHTSLRQAVNICNRHADRTPDVPALAAFRPAVAPLASATAPLTKAAPTTA, encoded by the coding sequence ATGAGCGGGTCACTGGTCACGCTGCTGCTGGTCGTCGTCACCGCACTGATCCTGCGGTGGCGGCGTCCCGCCTGGTACTGGATGACCTTCGGGGTCACCCTTGCCGCGTTGCGAGTAGCTGTCCGATACGCCTCGGTCATGGACGCCTGCGGGCTCACCGTTCCGCCCGCGCGTTGGCGTCTCTCCCTCGCCCGGATGACGAACCGCTCTGTTCCCGAGTCGAGGGCCCCGCGCATTCTTCGACTCCGGCCTACTCGTACCGGACTGGTCCTGCGGATCAAGCTCCGTCCCGGTCAGGATGCCTTCGACGTTGCCTCGGCCACCGACCGCCTCCGGCACTCCTTCGGGATGTACGGAGTCACCTCCCGCGAACTTCGTTCGGGAATCGTGGAGTTACGGATGACGGGATACGACGTCCTCCGGCGGGTGCAGATGCCCGCCGAAACCGGCCCCGCGCCGATGCGTATCCCCGTCGCACTGCGCGAGGACGGATCCGTCCACTACCGCGACTACCGGGCTGTGCCCCACGGGCTGACGCTCGGCGCGACCGAGTCGGGGAAGTCCGTCTACCAGCGCAACCTGGTCGCCGGCCTCGCGGCGCATGACGTCGCCCTCGTCGGGATCGATTGCAAACAGGGCGTCGAGCTCTTTCCGCTCGCCCGGCGCTTCTCCGCCCTCGCCGACAACCCGGACACCGCCCTCGAACTCCTCGAAGCACTCGTGCAGCACATGGAGGACGTCTACCAGCTCATCCGTTCCGCTCAGCGCATCACCGTCGACGTTCCGGACGCCGACATAGCTGCCGATATCTGGGACCTGCCGGCCGACATACGCCCGACTCCGGTCGTGGTCCTGGTCGACGAGGTTGCCGAGCTGGCGCTGTTCGCCACCAAGGACGAGGAGAAGCGCCGCGACCGGATCGTCACTGCTCTGGTCCGTCTCGCCCAGCTCGGCCGTGCCGCGGGGATCTACCTGGAGATCTGTGGCCAGCGCTTCGGCTCCGAACTTGGCAAGGGCATAACGATGCTCCGTGCCCAACTCACGGGTCGGACCGCCCACCGCGTCAATGACGAGTCCAGCGCCAACATGGCCTTCGGAGACATTGCTCCGGACGCCGTCCTTGCCGCGATCCAGATTCCCACCGACGTTCCCGGCATCGCGGTCTCGGGTGACTCGACCGGTGGATGGACCCGCATCCGGGCACCACACACCTCACTGCGCCAAGCCGTGAACATCTGCAACCGGCACGCCGACCGCACTCCGGATGTGCCCGCCCTCGCGGCCTTCCGGCCCGCCGTCGCACCCCTGGCCTCGGCCACCGCGCCGCTCACCAAAGCCGCGCCCACCACCGCCTGA
- a CDS encoding SCO3933 family regulatory protein produces MRTIPVDTSAASVMVAKPPQIKVKDRRTGEIAVDVESGAKLMTVDVMFAANEEVEILSVTVPEPGISGELMMGTPVAVTGLIARPWENEFNGQKRHGIAFRAVAVTSLVAAAEKPKAA; encoded by the coding sequence GTGCGTACGATCCCCGTCGACACCTCCGCCGCGTCCGTGATGGTCGCCAAGCCTCCGCAGATCAAGGTCAAGGACCGCCGGACCGGCGAGATTGCCGTGGACGTCGAGAGCGGCGCGAAGCTCATGACCGTGGACGTGATGTTCGCGGCGAACGAGGAGGTGGAGATCCTTTCGGTCACCGTCCCCGAGCCGGGCATCTCCGGTGAGCTGATGATGGGCACGCCCGTCGCCGTCACCGGACTGATTGCTCGGCCGTGGGAGAACGAGTTCAACGGGCAGAAGCGACACGGCATCGCCTTCCGTGCGGTGGCGGTCACCTCGCTCGTCGCCGCTGCCGAGAAGCCCAAGGCGGCCTGA